Proteins encoded together in one Planctomyces sp. SH-PL14 window:
- a CDS encoding HlyD family secretion protein, producing the protein MSSSSCPASTTPTTSRVWIGLACAAALVAGGGLTWWMEGRGDRQFAGYLEVRSTQICATRSGLVTRRLAAEGMEVTLRKPIVELSDPILEEKIEDQTEIVASLEETLKQAVAQAEVEFDWREKELHAQICDARLKSADFLKEKFNHELRKNMLADVLATNETALWDDNDPFYRSIILEPRMPEMERINTALRLETASNAADVSAAQVEICDRQIQQLQKVTNDLPARIRRKVGVDASEANLARAKETLTRLTARREQLTIVSPAIGRVGVYRVSEGDRVEPGMPIVELLDSAKRFLKVEVPSTSIADFTIQRNVRLTFPGNVACEGRIYSIAPQASPRADGSMSDPVIIAYVEPAGLPWPELPVGARVGVQLSR; encoded by the coding sequence ATGTCCTCATCGTCCTGTCCGGCATCGACGACACCGACCACCTCGCGGGTGTGGATCGGCTTGGCGTGCGCGGCGGCCCTCGTGGCCGGAGGCGGACTCACGTGGTGGATGGAAGGGCGGGGGGACCGGCAGTTCGCCGGCTACCTGGAAGTCCGCAGCACCCAGATCTGCGCTACCCGCTCGGGACTCGTGACGCGACGGCTCGCTGCTGAGGGGATGGAAGTCACTCTCCGCAAGCCGATCGTCGAACTCTCCGACCCGATCCTCGAAGAGAAGATCGAAGACCAGACCGAGATCGTCGCCAGCCTGGAAGAGACCCTCAAGCAGGCGGTCGCCCAGGCTGAGGTCGAGTTCGACTGGCGGGAGAAGGAACTCCACGCCCAGATCTGCGACGCCCGGCTCAAGTCGGCGGACTTCCTCAAGGAGAAGTTCAACCACGAGCTCCGCAAGAACATGCTGGCGGACGTCCTCGCGACGAACGAGACGGCCCTCTGGGACGACAACGATCCGTTCTACCGGTCGATCATCCTCGAGCCCCGCATGCCCGAGATGGAGCGGATCAACACCGCCCTCCGGCTGGAGACCGCCTCGAACGCCGCCGACGTCTCGGCCGCCCAGGTCGAGATCTGCGACCGCCAGATCCAGCAGCTCCAGAAAGTGACGAACGACCTCCCTGCGCGGATCCGCCGCAAGGTCGGCGTCGACGCCTCGGAAGCGAACCTGGCCCGCGCCAAGGAGACGCTCACCCGCCTCACCGCCCGCCGCGAGCAGCTCACGATCGTCTCCCCGGCAATCGGCCGCGTCGGCGTCTATCGCGTCAGCGAAGGGGACCGGGTCGAGCCCGGGATGCCGATCGTCGAGCTCCTCGACAGCGCGAAGCGGTTCCTCAAGGTGGAAGTCCCTTCGACTTCGATCGCCGACTTCACGATCCAGCGGAACGTCCGCCTGACGTTCCCGGGCAACGTCGCCTGCGAGGGCCGGATCTACAGCATCGCTCCCCAGGCCTCGCCTCGGGCGGACGGCTCGATGAGCGATCCGGTGATCATCGCCTACGTCGAACCCGCCGGCCTCCCCTGGCCCGAGCTGCCGGTCGGAGCTCGCGTCGGCGTCCAGCTGTCCCGGTAG
- a CDS encoding alpha/beta hydrolase family protein, whose translation MRLVVLAAALAGLLAPASSPAQAPTGDLLPGTQKLELVEPLDVVMVRGIGVYAEREIAAARTRRPTLWKRDYSSQAAYEQSVNPNRLRFREIIGAVDERVAGELQISFNPALGTNKTDPIALRREVLEGVALEGLVSGQGPSHVILVPDADWVPEQMYSVAPGIPQGLQLAHRFPGETHTVFTMSVVDRKDTWSGNPDIRYTNEPHREYLYRSAFEMGRHIIGYEVQKIRGLVDDLDAERRMSKEPLPITVWGIGEGGLLALYAAALDPRIDTCVVSGYFQERDAVWKEPIYRNVWRLLTEFSDADVASLIAPRRLIIEACAVPQVAGPPAPHDGRGKQAAPGVIVNAPLASVEREFARAREHYDKLGVPDNIVLVRTADGAEAPGSPELRELLGATADVPQKGAVDPAGEEQRIRPLIEARQKRQIAEIDRFTQRLLNHSDKERAKLWDKVDRSSPEAWARTVEPYRTLVYEEVIGRIPDAPLAANPRSRKVIDEPTHVGYEVVLDLFPDVIAGGILLLPKDLKEGEKRPVVVCQHGLEGVPMDTIATDPKHPGYGPYKGFATQLVRRGFVVYAPQNPYRGHDDFRVLQRKSNVLGRSLFSYIIPQHQQTLTWLATLPYVDKDRIGFYGLSYGGKTAVRVPPMLPPSKDRVGYALSICSADFNEWVRKNTSTDDRYSYVFTPEYEIFEWNMGHLANYAELSNLMIPRPFMVERGHNDGVAPDEWVAWEFSKVFRTYDQMGLGDRAEIEVFNGPHTINGKGTFEFLARHLKWKP comes from the coding sequence ATGCGTTTGGTCGTGTTGGCAGCGGCACTCGCCGGACTCCTGGCCCCGGCTTCGAGTCCCGCTCAGGCCCCCACAGGAGACCTCCTCCCCGGAACGCAGAAACTCGAACTCGTCGAACCGCTCGACGTCGTCATGGTCCGCGGCATCGGCGTCTATGCCGAACGCGAGATCGCCGCCGCCCGCACCCGCCGCCCCACCCTCTGGAAACGGGACTACAGCTCCCAGGCCGCCTACGAACAGAGCGTGAATCCCAACCGGCTCAGGTTCCGGGAGATCATCGGCGCCGTCGACGAACGGGTCGCCGGCGAACTCCAGATCTCCTTCAACCCTGCCCTCGGTACAAACAAGACCGACCCCATTGCCCTCCGCCGCGAAGTCCTCGAAGGAGTCGCGCTCGAAGGACTCGTCAGCGGGCAGGGACCCTCCCACGTGATCCTGGTCCCCGATGCCGACTGGGTTCCCGAGCAGATGTACAGCGTCGCCCCGGGCATCCCGCAGGGGCTGCAGCTCGCCCACCGCTTCCCCGGCGAGACCCACACGGTCTTCACGATGTCGGTCGTCGACCGCAAGGACACCTGGTCCGGGAACCCGGACATCCGCTACACGAACGAACCGCACCGCGAATACCTGTACCGCTCCGCCTTCGAGATGGGCCGGCACATCATCGGCTACGAGGTCCAGAAGATCCGCGGCCTCGTCGACGACCTCGACGCCGAGCGGCGGATGTCCAAGGAGCCCCTGCCCATCACGGTCTGGGGGATCGGCGAGGGAGGACTCCTGGCCCTCTATGCCGCCGCCCTCGATCCGCGGATCGACACCTGCGTCGTCTCCGGCTACTTCCAGGAGCGGGACGCGGTCTGGAAAGAGCCGATCTACCGCAACGTCTGGCGGCTCCTGACGGAGTTCTCCGATGCCGACGTCGCCAGCCTGATCGCCCCCCGGCGGCTGATCATCGAAGCGTGCGCCGTCCCGCAGGTCGCCGGTCCCCCGGCCCCGCACGACGGCCGCGGGAAACAGGCGGCCCCCGGCGTCATCGTCAACGCACCGCTCGCCAGCGTCGAGCGGGAATTCGCCCGGGCCAGGGAGCACTACGACAAGCTCGGCGTTCCGGACAATATCGTCCTCGTCCGAACGGCCGACGGGGCCGAAGCCCCCGGTTCGCCCGAGCTCCGCGAACTGCTGGGAGCGACCGCCGACGTGCCACAGAAGGGGGCTGTCGATCCGGCCGGCGAAGAGCAGCGGATCCGGCCGCTGATCGAAGCCCGTCAGAAGCGGCAGATCGCGGAGATCGACCGCTTCACCCAGCGGCTCCTCAATCACAGCGACAAGGAGCGGGCCAAGCTGTGGGACAAGGTCGACCGCTCCTCACCCGAGGCATGGGCCAGGACCGTTGAGCCGTACCGGACGCTCGTCTATGAGGAAGTCATCGGCCGGATCCCGGACGCGCCTCTCGCGGCGAACCCGCGGAGCCGGAAGGTGATCGACGAGCCGACGCACGTCGGCTACGAGGTGGTCCTGGACCTCTTCCCGGACGTGATCGCCGGCGGCATTCTCCTCCTGCCGAAGGATCTCAAGGAAGGGGAGAAGCGGCCCGTCGTCGTCTGCCAGCACGGCCTCGAAGGGGTGCCGATGGACACGATCGCGACCGACCCCAAACATCCCGGCTACGGACCGTACAAGGGGTTCGCCACGCAGCTCGTGCGGCGCGGATTTGTCGTCTATGCCCCGCAGAATCCCTATCGCGGTCATGACGATTTCCGCGTCCTGCAGCGGAAGTCGAACGTCCTCGGCCGGAGCCTGTTCAGCTACATCATCCCGCAGCACCAGCAGACCCTGACCTGGCTGGCGACGCTGCCCTATGTCGACAAGGACCGGATCGGCTTCTACGGCCTCTCCTACGGCGGGAAGACGGCGGTCCGCGTTCCGCCGATGCTGCCGCCGTCCAAGGACCGGGTCGGCTACGCCCTCTCGATCTGCTCGGCGGACTTCAACGAATGGGTCCGGAAGAACACGTCGACGGACGACCGGTACAGCTATGTCTTCACGCCGGAGTACGAGATCTTCGAGTGGAACATGGGGCACCTCGCCAACTACGCCGAGCTGTCGAACCTCATGATCCCACGGCCGTTCATGGTCGAGCGGGGCCACAACGACGGCGTCGCCCCGGACGAATGGGTTGCCTGGGAGTTTTCGAAAGTCTTCCGGACGTACGACCAGATGGGGCTCGGCGACCGGGCGGAGATCGAAGTCTTCAACGGCCCCCACACGATCAACGGAAAGGGAACGTTCGAGTTCCTCGCCCGCCATCTGAAGTGGAAGCCCTGA
- a CDS encoding DUF2585 family protein, which produces MPASSEGQSTVRGSWSLWLHAAVAIAMVAALRLEDRLWWCACARWNLWSSDVWGAHNSQHFVDPYAFTHLLHGVGFWWILRLVAARWSVWRQSLATAVLEALWEVWENSPFIIERYRQETAAQGYLGDTVLNSIGDLLSCLAGFWIAQRIGWRWSIALFAVTEIVLALWIRDGLILNILMLIWPIEAIKAWQMPAS; this is translated from the coding sequence TTGCCTGCCAGCAGCGAAGGACAGTCGACCGTTCGCGGATCCTGGTCCCTGTGGCTCCACGCCGCCGTGGCCATCGCGATGGTGGCGGCGCTGCGGCTGGAGGACCGGTTGTGGTGGTGCGCCTGCGCACGGTGGAACCTGTGGTCGAGCGACGTGTGGGGCGCCCACAACTCGCAGCACTTTGTGGATCCTTACGCCTTCACGCACCTCCTGCACGGAGTCGGGTTCTGGTGGATCCTCCGGCTCGTCGCCGCGCGGTGGTCGGTCTGGCGCCAGTCCCTGGCCACCGCGGTGCTGGAAGCGCTCTGGGAAGTGTGGGAGAACTCCCCGTTCATCATCGAGCGATATCGGCAGGAGACCGCGGCGCAAGGCTACCTGGGGGACACAGTCCTGAATTCGATCGGCGACCTGCTCTCCTGCCTCGCCGGTTTCTGGATCGCGCAGCGGATCGGCTGGCGGTGGTCAATCGCGCTCTTCGCGGTGACCGAGATCGTCCTGGCTCTCTGGATCCGCGATGGATTGATCCTGAACATCCTGATGCTGATCTGGCCGATCGAAGCGATCAAGGCGTGGCAGATGCCGGCGTCGTGA
- a CDS encoding Uma2 family endonuclease → MTNLAHKRMSAAEYLAFERASETKHQFFDGEVFAMAGGSYVHALVSNNVAAEIRSCLKGTPCQAVGSDLRVATPGGLYTYPDVTVHCGPPTFVDEQSDTLTNPRLLVEVLSPSTERYDRGRKFEQYRGIRSLTDYLIVSQGHASVDHFFRREADGAWLLMGYSGMEAQVSVDNLGIVLPLSEIYAGVDFSAAEPDPLPPLRPGATF, encoded by the coding sequence ATGACGAATCTGGCCCACAAGCGAATGTCAGCCGCCGAGTATCTCGCCTTCGAGCGGGCTTCGGAGACGAAGCACCAGTTCTTCGACGGCGAAGTCTTCGCGATGGCGGGGGGAAGTTATGTGCACGCCCTGGTCTCCAACAACGTCGCCGCTGAGATCCGCTCTTGCTTGAAGGGGACGCCTTGCCAAGCCGTCGGGAGTGACCTTCGAGTGGCGACTCCCGGAGGCCTCTATACCTATCCCGATGTCACCGTGCACTGCGGTCCGCCGACGTTCGTTGATGAGCAGTCCGATACGCTGACAAACCCGCGGCTGCTCGTCGAAGTCCTCTCGCCGTCGACGGAGCGTTACGACCGCGGGCGAAAGTTTGAGCAGTATCGAGGGATTCGTTCGCTGACCGACTACCTGATCGTGTCGCAGGGACACGCGTCCGTCGACCACTTCTTCCGTCGCGAAGCTGACGGCGCCTGGCTCCTCATGGGTTATTCCGGAATGGAGGCCCAAGTGTCAGTCGACAACCTGGGGATCGTGCTCCCTCTGTCCGAGATCTACGCCGGAGTGGACTTCTCCGCCGCCGAGCCCGATCCGCTCCCACCGCTCCGGCCCGGCGCGACCTTCTGA